The Deltaproteobacteria bacterium genome includes a window with the following:
- the mnmE gene encoding tRNA uridine-5-carboxymethylaminomethyl(34) synthesis GTPase MnmE, which yields MASSGDTIAALATPFGYGSVGIIRISGTGAFKIARRIFRPTRHTPHPESHRLYHGDIVSPQNGALIDEVLLCFMNKPHSYTGEDTVEINCHGGPLLIKTILQTVLDLGARLAEPGEFTKRAFLNNRLDLSRAEAILDLVRARTERGLSEAVNRLKGSLANAVSAIQDRLMDVLAVLEASIDFTEEDIPEMEALQASAPLDACLTKLSALLGTYRNGRIYQDGLRVLIIGKPNVGKSSLLNALLETNRAIVTPIPGTTRDFIEESIQIGGLPVSLTDTAGIRKTTDEIELQGIAMVYQKLADADVVIAVFDGSRQLDDDDLLVMENTADKEQVIAVINKEDLPTRFDTNELLKRRPLSRPLPISAKFETGLSALKDEISRLAPASEVHDPGAVHITNIRHYHALSQAASLIAKARDHILEGSPPEIVAVDLGDALHQLGEVEGRTLSEDILDRIFSTFCIGK from the coding sequence TTGGCCTCTTCTGGTGATACCATAGCCGCCCTGGCAACGCCGTTTGGTTACGGAAGCGTTGGGATCATTCGGATCAGCGGAACCGGTGCCTTCAAAATTGCCCGGCGGATTTTTCGTCCAACCCGTCACACCCCCCATCCCGAATCGCACAGGCTTTACCACGGAGATATCGTTTCCCCTCAAAACGGGGCCTTGATCGATGAAGTCCTGTTGTGTTTTATGAACAAGCCGCACAGTTACACCGGCGAAGACACAGTAGAAATCAATTGCCATGGCGGGCCCCTTCTCATCAAAACAATTTTGCAGACAGTCCTCGATCTGGGAGCACGCCTCGCCGAACCGGGAGAATTCACCAAACGGGCTTTTTTGAACAACCGCCTTGATTTATCCCGGGCGGAAGCGATCCTCGATCTGGTTCGGGCCCGTACGGAAAGGGGACTCTCGGAAGCGGTGAACCGCCTCAAAGGATCGCTGGCAAATGCGGTGTCCGCCATTCAGGATAGACTGATGGATGTTCTGGCTGTACTGGAAGCCTCGATTGATTTTACCGAAGAGGATATACCGGAGATGGAGGCACTCCAGGCTTCAGCCCCTCTCGACGCTTGTCTTACCAAACTTTCAGCCCTGCTCGGCACCTATCGGAATGGAAGAATTTACCAGGATGGTTTGCGTGTTTTAATCATCGGCAAACCCAACGTCGGGAAATCCAGCCTTTTGAACGCCCTTCTGGAAACAAATCGGGCCATTGTCACCCCCATTCCGGGAACCACTCGTGATTTCATTGAAGAATCAATCCAAATCGGCGGCCTGCCTGTTTCCCTCACGGATACAGCGGGCATTCGCAAGACCACCGACGAAATCGAACTTCAGGGAATCGCCATGGTTTATCAGAAACTGGCCGACGCGGATGTGGTGATTGCGGTGTTCGATGGCAGCCGGCAGTTGGACGACGATGATCTCCTCGTAATGGAAAACACTGCGGACAAGGAACAGGTGATCGCCGTGATCAACAAGGAAGACCTTCCCACCCGCTTCGACACGAATGAACTCCTGAAGCGGCGCCCCTTATCGCGGCCTCTCCCCATATCGGCAAAATTCGAAACGGGCCTCTCCGCCCTGAAGGATGAAATATCCCGCCTTGCGCCGGCATCGGAGGTCCATGACCCCGGGGCGGTCCATATCACCAACATCCGACACTACCACGCGCTGTCCCAGGCGGCCTCTCTCATAGCCAAGGCGCGTGACCACATCCTTGAAGGTTCACCTCCGGAAATCGTGGCCGTCGACTTGGGGGACGCGCTGCATCAATTGGGTGAGGTCGAGGGCCGGACGCTGTCCGAGGATATTCTGGATAGAATTTTTTCCACGTTCTGCATCGGGAAGTAA
- a CDS encoding class I SAM-dependent methyltransferase encodes MKSKMDMHDLKRVNHLWGKIYPYLADQVLNYYKRRGGEVLEWGPFSGGISFALLNGNPDMKITIAVAEEDVYGLMRQEIEDNRLDTSITLGKSDLIPLVYGSDTFDLIVIRGAYFFLDPGGAALREIYRVMKPGAVAFVGGGYGEKTPQMLIDEIADESRILNDRLGRVRVTLKDLEKMIAGSALHDQQMRIIEDGGLWLLMEK; translated from the coding sequence ATGAAAAGCAAAATGGATATGCATGATCTGAAGAGGGTCAATCATCTCTGGGGAAAAATTTATCCTTACCTTGCGGATCAGGTGTTGAACTATTACAAGAGGAGGGGGGGAGAGGTCCTGGAATGGGGGCCTTTTTCCGGAGGCATATCCTTCGCCCTCCTGAACGGGAATCCCGACATGAAAATCACCATCGCAGTTGCCGAAGAAGACGTTTACGGACTCATGCGGCAGGAAATCGAGGACAATCGGCTGGACACCTCCATAACCTTGGGGAAAAGTGACCTTATTCCACTGGTTTATGGTAGCGATACCTTTGACCTCATTGTCATCCGCGGGGCTTATTTTTTTTTAGATCCAGGGGGGGCCGCGCTCAGGGAAATTTATCGGGTCATGAAACCCGGTGCTGTTGCTTTTGTCGGAGGAGGATACGGCGAAAAGACCCCCCAGATGTTGATCGATGAAATTGCCGATGAATCCAGAATACTAAACGACAGATTGGGACGGGTTCGTGTAACGTTAAAGGATCTGGAAAAGATGATTGCCGGATCGGCTTTACATGATCAACAAATGAGGATCATCGAGGACGGGGGTTTATGGCTCCTGATGGAAAAATAA